In the genome of Anabaena cylindrica PCC 7122, the window TTCTGAGGGCTATCTGGATTTAAAGAATATTCCAGATATTATAGCTGATGTTTTAGTCGCTGAACGAAATTCTCGCTAGGTAAAGTTCAAAATTTATTTTTGCTATTTCCAAATTTTGAATTCATTATATATGGTCATTATACAGAAGTGGTACTTTTATAAAAGTATCACTCTTTTTTTGGGAAAATTTTTCAAAAAATCGATTTAAATTGGTGTTTTGTCATGCTTAATTGACAAATTTATGTTATGCTAAATGGTAGTGATGGACGCTACAGAAATATCAGTCAAATGATTGCTGAAGATATCCTAGCTAAAGAATTCACAAGAGTCGTTAACCATTATTACCCTAATACTGGGGAACTACTGGAAAAGTGTCATGTAAAAGTGATTACCTGCTTCTGGGGACGACCGGCTAAACGCTTTCAATATATAGGGATTTATTGTTCTGAAGACCTGATGCCCTATGTAAAAGCGCAAAAAGAAATACTCAGAGAAATAGCAGGAAATATGGGACTAATTCAGGTGGTTTGCATGAATGCGAAGCGATTACTGCGCGACCCCATGTCAAAACTTAAACAATCTGAACCGCGTTTATGGTTGGAGTTGCATTTAGTGGCTGCTTAGAATATCGTCAAAAATGAAAACAGGACTTTTCTGCAATTACGAAAATCATCACCAAGATGCCCGTCGCGCCATCTTTGAGCAAGTTTTACTGGTGAAACAGGCGGAAAATTTGGATTTTGAAGAAGCCTGGGTGAGTGAACATCATTTTAATGAATCGAATCTCAGCCCGTCACTTTTGCTGTTAATGGCACATTTGGCGGGTATTACGTCAACTATTCGCTTAGGGACGGGGGCAGTATTATTGCCGTTTCATGACCCCATTAGGGTGGCTGAGGATATTGCTACTTTGGATAATCTTTGTAGTGGTAGATTGGCTTTTGGAGTGGCTAAAGGTGGCCCTTTCCCTGAACAGAATAAGCATTTTGGGGTGTTGATGTCGGAATCCCGTGTGAGGATGGTGGAAGCGATCGCACTCATTCAAAAGCTATTATATGAAACTGACGTATCATTTAATGGACAATTCTATCAGTGCGATCGCTTGACGGTCTATCCCCAGCCGCTACAAAAACCAATTCCCGTCTATATTGCCAGTGGTGATGATGATACGATTGAATATGCTGCTCAAAATTCCTTCGGTTTAATGGGAGGGCCGCCCTTTTCCCTGACAAGATTGAAGAATACAGTCAGCAAATATCGGCAATTAAATTCCAGTGGTGCAGATAAATTGCTGTTAGCACGGTTCTTTTTTGTTGCTAAAACCACCGATGAAGCGGTGAGTGAAGCCTTACCTTTCATCCGCAAATTTAGCCAAAAAATGACAGCTAATTCCACTCAAGTAATGCAGAATAGTCCCCAGCCACAGAAACCATTTGATCGGACAAATATCTGTTTTGAGGAAGATTATTTGCTCGAAAATTCGATTATTGGCGATGTCGAAACCTGTCGCGACCGAATCAAGAAATTTCAAGATGAATTAAATCTCGGCACACTAGCGCTCAAACCCTCATCATTGTCTCTGCAAAAAAATCGAGAGAGTATGCAGCGCTACAATCAAGAGGTGCGAAATTATGTCTAAACTTCCCCTGCTTCCTCCTGACGATTTACCTCCTCTGGAGGTGACTAAACAGGATGGAATGCTACATTTAGAATTTGAACAATCTATTGGGAGGTGTTTCTATCACGCGTGCGATCGCATCACCCAAGTTCTATTATCTAACTGTCAGTGGTATATGACAACTAATACCACCACCCTCATGCTGATCATTGACTGCCCAGATATAGTATCTTACTGGCATATAGTCAGCAATATTCCCCAATTGGGTAATAGATTAGAACGGTTTACCAAGGACGCAAAAATTCGAGTTTATCCACCCTTTGGGAAAGGTAAACCCTTTGAAATTCCCATCAATGAAATTTCGGCTTATCGAGACTGGTTGTAGATTTTAATTTCTATTTCGCGCAAAGGTGCAAACAAAACTGTGTGCCTTTGCTTTTTTGTATAAGGTTATAATGAAATATAGCCTTTCTCACTCTAGTTAGATACAAAATTACCCCTCCCCAACCCTCCCCTTGGTAAGGGGAGGGTGCGCGACAGCGCGGGTGGGGTGTATTTCATGAGATTGGGAATTGCTATAAAGACCAATAAATTAGAAACGATGAATAACATTATAAATAACAAAAAACAACTTTTTGACCGTTGGGCATCAAGTTACGATTGGACTTTTCCCTCTTTTATTTATCAAGCTATTCATAAAAGATTGCTTTCAAAAGTCGAATTACCAGCAAAAGCAAATGTACTTGATTTAGGTTGTGGAACTGGAAGACTACTAGATAAATTAGCAAGTCAATTTTCTGAATTGCGGGGGACAGGATTAGATTTATCTCCCCAAATGTTGCGGGTAGCTAGACAAAATAATCGTCATCGTCCCCGGTTAATTTATCTGGAAGGTAATGCGGAATCACTACCCTTTGCTGAAGATCAATTTGATGCCGTTTTTAGTACTATCAGTTTCTTGCATTATCCGCAACCAGAACAAGTTTTAAGTGAAATAACGCGGGTACTTTCTCCTGGTGGACGTTTTTATTTAGTTGATATAACTGCTCAGAATAATTCAGCATTTCAATTAATGGCTAATTCTCCGGCTGGAATTAAATTCTACAGTCAAGAACAGCGTGAAAAAATAGGTTCTGGTGCTGGACTTTTGTGTTTAGGTCACTACTATTTATTAGGGCCAGTTTTGTTGACTATTTTCGCTAAACCAGTATGAAGTTAATGGAATTGGGGTTAGGAAAATATTCGATTAAAATTATAAACTTGCAGAAAAATAGAGATTCTCCCTTCCTCTGCATTCCAGTCAAAATGACAAACTATACCCATATTCTGGTTTTCAAACATTCTCTAATGAATGAAACGGAATAATGTACAAGTTTTTGGAGTGTGATCGCAATTTAGCTTTAGTCTTGATGCTTTAAATGCCACAATTAACGATACAGCCCCTGATACTCCCTTACAACTCAAAGAATACTGATTAAATAAACTGAAAATGACGCAAACCTTCTAAAATACCTTCAGCATAAAATGATTTTGCTAAATAGCGATAGTCGGTTTTGTTTGCTGTATACCATTCCCGTAATTCAGAAAGCGCATTTCCTACAATAATACCTCTTTCTTCTCCTCTGCTGAATAAGGCAATATCATTACCTGAATCACCACAAACAACTGTTTCGTGAGCAGAATGTCCCCATTCATTTTGTAAATACTTCATTGCTAAACCTTTATCGGTATCAAAAGGCAAAATATCCAGGTTTTTGCTTTCCAGGTTTTCGCTGCCACTAAAGTTTCCACTGTAGATTAAATTAAATTTAATGTTTTCCTTTTTTAATAAATTATCGAGTTGGGGTATGACTTTTTTAGCAGCTTCTTCCTTAACAAGATAACTAACTTTAAAAGGAAGTTGTTCAGATGCTTTTTGAAGAACTAAGTCTTCAAAATTTGCGGCTATTTTCTCTACCAAATCACGATTCCAGCCAATTGATAACTTACTAGACCATTTTAAGTCGGGAGTTTTGTAATTAGAGTTGAAGTATATTTCAGTTCCTACAGCAGTAATTAAAGCATCAGGTTCTAAAAGTTCTTGTGTGTTTATCAGTTGCTGGTATAAAGTTAGAGATCGCCCCGTGGCATAAACAATTTTAGTTCCATATGTCTTGCGATGATTTATTAATTCTTCGTTCAATTGCTCTAAAAAGTTTAAAGATTTTTTATCACCTACTAGCGTGTCATCTAAATCAGTAACGAAGAGAAATGCTTTCATAATTATAGTTTTTGGCTGATACGGTAAGTTAATAAGTAAATTTTTATACTGAATTAAGACATACACTCAATTGACAGTTAACATTATATCTGAAATCGCAACCAGATTTTGCAAATGTGTGCGATCGCTCTATTCATGATCAGAAACTCCTAAAACCCTTTGAGGACGGGGGTAGTATTACGCAAAAATTAGTTGGGTTGTTACAGTACGTCTTTATCTAGAAATGCTTATACCATACCTTCAAATTCTAAAGGTTGCAGGGTAAAATCATCTAATTTGGTATAATACACACTTGACAAAAGAGACAGAAAAAGAATTAACAGTTGAATAAAAAATGTACTTGACATTGGATTACTCTGAGTGAGACGACGGCAATATATTCACTCTGAAAATTCCAGGAATTAAATTTATGCCTGTTCGCGCAGCATCTGGTAGAGAAGGATTTGAAACTAAATCATATGTAGTATGACAGACTCTGCTTCTAACAACACTCCTGAGTTACTCTCGGTTGCTCAAACAGCCAAATTACTTAGCGTAACCCGTCAGCGAGTACACGACTTAATTAAAAATGGTCAGATCATAGCTCATAAACTTGGGCGTTATTACTACATAGAACCTGCTGAAATAGAGAGATATCAGAACCAGCCTACTGGAAAACCCTATCAACCTCGTAGCACAACTTCTCAACAAAACTCTATTGACAATTGACAATAAAAATTTGTACACTCAAGCTATACTAATTTAATAAAGGTTAAATTAATGCTGCCTTTTCAACTGATTGTGACTGATGTTGCCACTCAAAAAGGATTAAAACAGGTTTACAAGAGTGAGTATGGGATTCTCTATCAGGGAGATTGTTTGAAACTTTTGTCAGCATTACCCAATGAATCTGTAGATATTATTTTTGCAGATCCACCTTTTAATCTTGGGAAAGAATATGGTGAAGGTGTTAACGATAAAATAGATCCAAATCAATATTTAATATGGTCGAAACAGTGGCTTGATGAAAGTATTCGAGTGCTTAAATCAGGTGGTAGTTTATTTGTATTTAACTTGCCAAAATGGTGTATAGAATATGGTGGATATCTGAATCAGCAAGGAATGTGTTTTCGTCATTGGATTGCTTGCAGAATGCCGAAAGCTTTTCCCAGAGGGAAAAAAATGTCTCCTGCTCACTACGGGTTACTCTATTACACTAAAGGGGAACCAGCAGTTTTCAATAAAGTTTACACCCCAATTCAAGTTTGTCGCCATTGCGGTGGAGAAATTCGTGATTATGGTGGACATCGCAAAAAACTTAACCAGAATGGTATTAACTTAATGGATGTTTGGGATGTGCCAGAAGATGTTTGGGAAGATGTCTCTGAAGCTAATTCTAATGAAGTTTTATGGACGTTGGCAGAAGAAATGTGGATTGACATTCCAGCAGTTCGGCATCGTCAACACAAAAAACGAGTTGCAAATGAACTTGCGCCAATTATGCTAGAGCGAATTATTGCAATGGCATCTAATCCGGGACAAATTGTGGTGGATCCATTTGCAGGATCTGGTACGACATTTTATGCAGCAGAAAAGTTACAACGTTACTGGATTGGTTCAGAAATCGGGGATACAGATCCAGCAGTAGAAAGATTAACTGATTTGGCTAACGGAATCATGGAAGAATGGGAATCGGCAAGAGGAAGTAAGAAATCAAAGCCACGTAAAACTACTGCACTGCAACTACCAATTCCTTACTCTATTTAATAACAGAAACTTTCAGACTAATGCACGTCCATCTGTTCCCTTAGTAAGTGTTGGTACGTTGTTATCTAGCTGATCGTGTTCAATGACGAAGATCGCCAGAAAACCCTCTTGGATCTGAACGGCTCGCCAAACATCAAAGTATGGTTCTAACTCTTCGTAGTTACCAATTCTATCTGTTAAGTAAGGATAAATTTTTCGGCTAGGAAGTACCAAAGCAGTACCTAAAAAGACACCGCGTAGTAATCCGAGAACCATCTTATTAACTGCGCGATGACTTGAGGAAATATTGCCTGTTTCCCACTCCAGAGCAAAAAGATAATTATCTATTACCTTTGTTGCATCCACCCTTCCTGGTGATTTGGTTGAATAGTTAATTGGAGTTTCCAGCCTCCATCTAAATCTATCTCTCAACGCAATCATGCAAGCTTCTTTTATTGGCTTGACACCGTTACCATGTCTTTTGGGATTAATTGTAAAGTTGGGTGTACCCGGTGGATGGACAATGAGAGATATAGCATCGCGAATTTCACTACGAATGATAGACCAATCCCTTGATTCTTCAAAACTCCCAACACTGATTAAAGAAACTTCTTGAACAATTTTCATACTATATTATTGATTCACCTCGCTGAAGCACTAATAAAAACTTTTACGCACTGTACCGTCAGTAATCGCACTACAAGATAGATGTAAATTATTTCTAGCAAAGAGCCGTGCTAGTTTTTATCTAACCAAGATGTTGGTGCCAATGGAATTATTGGATTAAGTTTAACAAGACATTACCACATACCAACTAAACCTACCACTGAGCATCAACTGAGCAGAAAAGTGAGCATATCTCCCTGAAAAACCCACCTACGCTAGAGACATAGAAAAACAAGCGTCAGGTAAAAAATATGATTAGCACATTAGAACAGCAACCCAGTGGTTTATACATTTACACCCCTAACCAACAACCTATAGCTTTTCCCCTCAAACACACCGAAGTCAAAGCTCAAGTTGTCGGTAATATCTCACGGGTAGAAGTTACTCAAAGCTTTGAAAACCCTTTTACTACTACCTTAGAAGCTACCTATATCTTCCCCTTACCTGATGAAGCTGCTGTTGATGATATGCTGATTCGGATTGGTGACAAAATGATCAAAGGTAGTATTAAAAAACGCCAAGAAGCACAGCAAATTTACGAGCAAGCGAAACAACAAGGACGCACAGCCGGACTTCTTGAACAAGAACGAGACAATATTTTCACCCAATCCCTCGCTAACATTCAACCCGGTGAGCAAATTGATGTGATTATTCGCTACACCGAAAGTCTTAAATTTGAGGGTGGAAATTATGAGTTTGTCTTTCCGATGGTTGTTGGCCCCCGTTACATTCCAGGCATAAGTATTGAAGACAATACAGCCGGGAGAGGTTCAGCACCTGCACCCATGTCTCTCAATCAAGATACCGATTTAGTCCCAGATGCTTCTCGCTTGAATGCTCCCATCCTCCCCGCAGGTACACGTTCTAGCCATGATATTAATGTCACCGTGGAAATTAACGCTGGAGTAGAAATAGGTCATATTAACTCACCCTCTCATCATATCCAAATTACCCGTGACGGAAATCTGGCACAAATACAACTAGGAGGTGGAGACACCATACCCAATAAAGACCTAATTCTACGTTACCAAGTAGCAGGGGAAAACACACAAACCAGTGTACTCACCCAAGCAGATGAACGGGGTGGACATTTTGCTGTTTACCTAATTCCTGCACTCCAGTACCAGCCAGATCAGTTTGTCCCCAAAGATATGGTGTTTTTGATTGACAGATCCGGCTCTCAAAGTGGCGCACCATTGATGCAATGTCAGGAATTAATGCGCCGGTTTATCGCTGGACTCAATCCCCATGACACCTTTAGCATTATTGATTTTTGCGATACTACACAGCAACTTTCACCTGTTCCCCTCGTTAATACTCCTGAAAATCGCTTACGGGCAATTAATTATATCAATCGCTTAAATGCAGGTGGAGGAACGCAGATGTTACGGGGGATTCAAACTGTGTTAAATTTCCCAGTCACAGATCCAGTCCGTTTAAGAAATATTGTCCTACTCACTGATGGCTATATCGGTAATGAGAACCAGATTATTGCCGAAGTACAACGTTGTCTGCAACCAGGAACTAGACTGCATAGCTTTGGTGCTGGTAGTTCTGTGAATCGGTTCTTGCTAAATCGAGTTGCGGAAATAGGCAGGGGTATTGCTCGCATTATCCGCCATGATGAGCCGATGAATGAGGTGGTGGAAAAATTCTTCCGTCAAATTAATCATCCCGTTTTTGCTAATATCCAATTGCATTGGGAAGGTGATGGTGAGTTTCCCATCATGTATCCTTCCACACCACCAGATTTATTTGCTGAACAGCCTTTAGTGCTATTTGGACGTAAACCCGATGGTTGTGCTGGCAAGTTGCACGTTACAGGTATGAGTGGGGATGGTAGACGCTCTCAATACGTCTTTAATATCAATTTTCAGGTTATGGGTAATCCTGCTATTGCACAACTTTGGGGACGTTCCCGCATTAAGGATTTGATGAATCAGATGGTGAGTGGTGATACAAAGGTCGGTGTGGAAGCAGTGACAAATACGGCATTAACCTATCAATTGCTATCCCAATATACTGCTTTTGTTGCTGTCAGTGATGAAGTTAGAGTTCATCCTTACCCAGCTTCTGTGTCTATGCAAGTACCTGTAGAAATGCCGGCAGGTGTCAGCCAACAGGGTATTTTTGGTAATGCTGTTCCTGGGGGAATGGTAACTAAAAAAGTTACAAGAAGGGAATCTCTCTCACGTCCTCAACCTTCCATGTATGCTGCACCCGCACCTGAATCATTAGCAAAAGATGAGTTTAGTAATCTGGAAACTGTGTTATTTGAACCTGAGATGTCAGCTAAACGTGCAACTAGATCAGAACCATTACTAGATGATGAATCGATCAATCTCTTTGCTGATATGCCAGAAGGTAGTCTAAATGAAGGTAGTCTAGATGAACCAAGAGGACGTGGTTATCCTGCTGCATCTATTCAGCAACCAATTAACAATGCTGAAACCGAAGAGTTAGAAGAACTAAAAGCTTTACTAGAAGGAGATGAACCAGCACCACGTTTACAGGTAGTGAAGATCAAAGGACTAACTCGGTCAATGATCTATGAGATTACTCATTATCTACAATCAATTGCATTACCTGAAGATATGAGTGGTGAGTTAGTGTTTGAGTTTCAGATTAATCAGGGACGGGTGAGACAGTTAGTACTGGATGAGCAAGCTTCTTCTGTGACCAAACAAAGTTTGATTGAATTAATTAAGCGATCGCTCCTCACTTGGCGACCTTCCCAAATTATCACCAGTTCCGTTGTTTTGACAATCCAAATTCAATCCTAATAGTAGCTTGAGCGCAATGCAACCGGGATAGTTCCCGGTTTTTTAATAACCCCCGAATTTGAAAATTCTTCACACCATTGCTAAATATGCTGGTTCGTCTGCTTCTGGTTCATAACCAGCTGCCAGTTTTTCCATTGCTCTATCAATTAAATCCAAACCTTGCTGCACGGTTTCCACTAAACTTAACTGTCCGCGCAATTCTGCCGCACCCATAAAGCCTTTAGCATACCAAGTCATATGTTTACGGGCTTGACGCACACCTCTATCACCCTTATATTCCCATAAAGCATATAAATGTTCTCTGGCACATTCCAAGCGTTGAATCGCATTTGGTGCTGGTAATAATTCCCCAGTTTTCAGGAAGTGATCAACTTCACCCACCAAAAACGGATAACCCAAAGTTCCACGAGAACACATTACCCCATCTGCACCAGTTTCTTCTAGACATTTCACTGCTGCTTCTACAGAGAAAATATCCCCATTACCAATTACCGGAATCGAAAGTATTTCTTTCACCCGTGCAATCCATTCCCAACGGGCATTGCCATTGTAACCTTGAGCGCGGGTACGTCCATGCACGGTAATCATTTTCGCCCCGGCATCTTCCATGCGTTTGGCAAAATCAAGAATAGTAATTTCCTGATCATTCCAACCAATTCGGGTTTTTACTGTCACAGGAACCTCAACAGCTTTGACAACTTCCCGCACAATTGCCTCTGCGATTTCCGGTTGTCGCAGTAAGGAAGAACCACCACCATTTTTGGTGATTTTATTAACTGGACAACCCATATTAATATCAACTGTATCCGCACCTTCAGCAACAGCTTTTATTGCTGCTTCAGCCAGGAAATCAGGACGACAATCAAACAACTGAATGCTAATTGGGCGTTCGTTGGGATCTACCTCCATGATTTTGGGTAACTGCGTGACGTAGTGTAATCCCGTCGCATTCACCATTTCGGTATACATCATTGATTCTGGTGCATAACGACGCACTAAACGCCGAAATACCAAATCTGTCACCCCCGATAATGGGGACTGCAAAACACGGCTTTTAACCTCAAATGAGCCAATTTTTAGAGGTTGGGAAAGTCTAGCTTGGAGAGTGGGGGAGAGGGAAAGCATAGAATTTTGAATTTAGCTTGGGGATACCATATCTTGATGATATTGATGTTCCATAAGGATTTTAGTACCTGCTGGTGTCAACTAAGAGCGATCGCGTGGTGATCCTGGTTGTATGTGTCTTTCCAGCAAACCTAAATAAATCGAAATAATAAGTAATAATAATATTAATTAACTTCCATACCATAGCACAAGATTTTATGGTATGAGAATTTACTGAAAAGTGCCACTGCCGGCTTATTGACATTCTAATTTTAAAGCTGCATCTACTTGCTGATATTCTGTCATAGCTTGGGATAGTAATAATGTTGCATCTGCTAAATTAGCATCCCGTCCCAAATCTTCTAATCCTTTGCAAATTTGAGCTAAATTTTTAGCACCAACAATAGCACTGCTAGACTTGAGAGCATGAGCTTCTAATTGCAGTGTTTTTGCATTTTCTTGAATAATAGCATCATGAATCGCTTGTAATCGTTGGGGTGTATCTTCCAGATAACATTCTATTAGTTGGATAAATTCTTCTACGTTATTACTGCAAACAATATCTTTGAGTTCTTCTAAAACTTTGGAATCAAGCACATCATTAGTCATAGGTTCAACGGTTTTATTATTATTAATATTATTTATAGTTATACCTTGCTTTTGAGAATTACTTAAAGCCTTAGTTAATTCCTCTATGCGAATTGGCTTTGTTGTGTAATCATTCATTCCGGCTGCTAAACATTTTTCCCGGTCTCCCTGCATAGCATTAGCCGTCATGGCAATAATCCAAGGACGTTTAGATAAGGGCCATTCCTTATAGATTTGACGAGTTGCAGTTAAACCGTCCATTTCTGGCATTTGTAAATCCATTAATACCACATCATAAGATTGTCTACGCAAAGCCACTAATACTTCTAAACCATTTGCTGCTACATCAGCACGATATCCCAAACGTTGTAAAATATTAATAGCTACTTTCTGATTCACCACATTATCTTCAGCCACAAGAATTTTGAGTGGAATTTTTTCTGCCATATGAGAATCAAATTTTGATTGCGTGTCCTGATAAGTATTCTCTTTAGGCATGACAACATTATTTTTTGAAATGTTAATCAAAATATTTAAAAGATTGGCCTTCTTGATAGGCTTGGTCAGATAAGCTACAAACTCAAGATTTAGGTTCTGGTAATTTGTATTGCTCTGCCCATCACCAATAGATGTTAACATCACTAAAGGTAATCGCTCACAATTATTTAGCTTGCGAATTTCTGATGCCAGAGTCAAACCATCCATTTCTGGCATCTGCATATCTAATATAGCAATATCAAATTGTTGTTCCTGAAGATACTTGAGTGCTTCTTTTCCCGACGCAGCGGATACACCAACCATACCAAAAGACTGAGATTGTAAAATCAGTGCTTGACGATTATTAATATTATCATCAACTATCAGTAAGCGTTTATTATGGATTGAGTGGTGATGATGATAATCATATTTAATATCTGACTTTCCAACAAAAGGACTAACAATAGTAAATATAAAATTAGAGCCTTGACCAACCGTACTTTCAACCCACATTTTACCGCCCATTAATTCAGTCAGTCGCTTACTAATTACCAATCCTAGACCTGTACCACCATAATGACGAGTGGTGGAAGCATCAACTTGACTAAATGGCTTGAAAAGCCTGTGCATTTTATCTTCAGGAATACCTATGCCTGTATCTTTAACAGTAAATTTAATTTCGTATAACTGCGAGTTTTGTTGAGAAATAAATTCAGAATCTGACTGATCTTTGATCTGACTAGTGACAGAGAGGATCACTTCACCAGAATTAGTAAATTTAATCGCATTACTGAGTAAGTTTACTAAAATTTGCCGTAAACGGGTAACGTCTCCACTAATTACTTCATATGTTTCTGGATACATCAGATAAGCAAGTTCTAATCCTTTTTCACTAGCTTTGGGAGCTACTAAATCTAATGATTCTTCCAGACAAGTTCTCAAGTTAAAAATTTGTTCTTCTATCTCTAACTTACCCGACTCAATTTTAGAGAAATCAAGAATATCATTAATCAACGTCAACATAGCATCACCACTGTTACGAATAATTTCTGCAAACTCTAATTGTTGTGGTGTTAGTTGTGTGTCTAATAGCAGACCAGTCATACCAATTACTGCATTCATTGGTGTACGGATTTCATGACTCATAGTTGCTAGAAATTCGCCCTTGGTAAGGTTCGCAATTTCCGCTTCTTCTTTCGCCGATTTGAGTTGTTCTTCAGCTATTTTTTTATCTGTGATATCTGTAATTATACCTACAAAACGATAAGGTTGATTTTGCTCACTGCGAATACACTTTCCTTTTGCAGCTATCCAAATATAATTACCATTGCGATGTTTCATGCGATAGCTACATTGATAAATATCTGTTTTCCCCTCCAAGTGGTCATTTATATACTGCATTGCTTGTTCCAGTTCATCAGCATGAACATTATCTGACCAGGTAGATAATAAATGAGGTAGTAGTTCGTTTTCATAACCCAAAATTCTCATCCAAGCAGGTGAGTAATAAATCTCCCCAGTCAGCAGATTCCAATCCCAAATCCCATCATTAGTACCAGAAATTGCTAATTCGTAACGTTCTTCCCTTTCCCTTAAAATTTCTTCTACTTTTTGTCTACGGTGTACTTCAGATGCTAGTTCATCATTAATATTAGATA includes:
- a CDS encoding LLM class flavin-dependent oxidoreductase, with protein sequence MKTGLFCNYENHHQDARRAIFEQVLLVKQAENLDFEEAWVSEHHFNESNLSPSLLLLMAHLAGITSTIRLGTGAVLLPFHDPIRVAEDIATLDNLCSGRLAFGVAKGGPFPEQNKHFGVLMSESRVRMVEAIALIQKLLYETDVSFNGQFYQCDRLTVYPQPLQKPIPVYIASGDDDTIEYAAQNSFGLMGGPPFSLTRLKNTVSKYRQLNSSGADKLLLARFFFVAKTTDEAVSEALPFIRKFSQKMTANSTQVMQNSPQPQKPFDRTNICFEEDYLLENSIIGDVETCRDRIKKFQDELNLGTLALKPSSLSLQKNRESMQRYNQEVRNYV
- a CDS encoding class I SAM-dependent methyltransferase; the protein is MNNIINNKKQLFDRWASSYDWTFPSFIYQAIHKRLLSKVELPAKANVLDLGCGTGRLLDKLASQFSELRGTGLDLSPQMLRVARQNNRHRPRLIYLEGNAESLPFAEDQFDAVFSTISFLHYPQPEQVLSEITRVLSPGGRFYLVDITAQNNSAFQLMANSPAGIKFYSQEQREKIGSGAGLLCLGHYYLLGPVLLTIFAKPV
- a CDS encoding sucrose-phosphate phosphatase — translated: MKAFLFVTDLDDTLVGDKKSLNFLEQLNEELINHRKTYGTKIVYATGRSLTLYQQLINTQELLEPDALITAVGTEIYFNSNYKTPDLKWSSKLSIGWNRDLVEKIAANFEDLVLQKASEQLPFKVSYLVKEEAAKKVIPQLDNLLKKENIKFNLIYSGNFSGSENLESKNLDILPFDTDKGLAMKYLQNEWGHSAHETVVCGDSGNDIALFSRGEERGIIVGNALSELREWYTANKTDYRYLAKSFYAEGILEGLRHFQFI
- a CDS encoding helix-turn-helix domain-containing protein, which encodes MTDSASNNTPELLSVAQTAKLLSVTRQRVHDLIKNGQIIAHKLGRYYYIEPAEIERYQNQPTGKPYQPRSTTSQQNSIDN
- a CDS encoding DNA-methyltransferase, with translation MLPFQLIVTDVATQKGLKQVYKSEYGILYQGDCLKLLSALPNESVDIIFADPPFNLGKEYGEGVNDKIDPNQYLIWSKQWLDESIRVLKSGGSLFVFNLPKWCIEYGGYLNQQGMCFRHWIACRMPKAFPRGKKMSPAHYGLLYYTKGEPAVFNKVYTPIQVCRHCGGEIRDYGGHRKKLNQNGINLMDVWDVPEDVWEDVSEANSNEVLWTLAEEMWIDIPAVRHRQHKKRVANELAPIMLERIIAMASNPGQIVVDPFAGSGTTFYAAEKLQRYWIGSEIGDTDPAVERLTDLANGIMEEWESARGSKKSKPRKTTALQLPIPYSI
- a CDS encoding restriction endonuclease BamHI, which gives rise to MKIVQEVSLISVGSFEESRDWSIIRSEIRDAISLIVHPPGTPNFTINPKRHGNGVKPIKEACMIALRDRFRWRLETPINYSTKSPGRVDATKVIDNYLFALEWETGNISSSHRAVNKMVLGLLRGVFLGTALVLPSRKIYPYLTDRIGNYEELEPYFDVWRAVQIQEGFLAIFVIEHDQLDNNVPTLTKGTDGRALV
- a CDS encoding VIT domain-containing protein encodes the protein MISTLEQQPSGLYIYTPNQQPIAFPLKHTEVKAQVVGNISRVEVTQSFENPFTTTLEATYIFPLPDEAAVDDMLIRIGDKMIKGSIKKRQEAQQIYEQAKQQGRTAGLLEQERDNIFTQSLANIQPGEQIDVIIRYTESLKFEGGNYEFVFPMVVGPRYIPGISIEDNTAGRGSAPAPMSLNQDTDLVPDASRLNAPILPAGTRSSHDINVTVEINAGVEIGHINSPSHHIQITRDGNLAQIQLGGGDTIPNKDLILRYQVAGENTQTSVLTQADERGGHFAVYLIPALQYQPDQFVPKDMVFLIDRSGSQSGAPLMQCQELMRRFIAGLNPHDTFSIIDFCDTTQQLSPVPLVNTPENRLRAINYINRLNAGGGTQMLRGIQTVLNFPVTDPVRLRNIVLLTDGYIGNENQIIAEVQRCLQPGTRLHSFGAGSSVNRFLLNRVAEIGRGIARIIRHDEPMNEVVEKFFRQINHPVFANIQLHWEGDGEFPIMYPSTPPDLFAEQPLVLFGRKPDGCAGKLHVTGMSGDGRRSQYVFNINFQVMGNPAIAQLWGRSRIKDLMNQMVSGDTKVGVEAVTNTALTYQLLSQYTAFVAVSDEVRVHPYPASVSMQVPVEMPAGVSQQGIFGNAVPGGMVTKKVTRRESLSRPQPSMYAAPAPESLAKDEFSNLETVLFEPEMSAKRATRSEPLLDDESINLFADMPEGSLNEGSLDEPRGRGYPAASIQQPINNAETEELEELKALLEGDEPAPRLQVVKIKGLTRSMIYEITHYLQSIALPEDMSGELVFEFQINQGRVRQLVLDEQASSVTKQSLIELIKRSLLTWRPSQIITSSVVLTIQIQS
- the dusB gene encoding tRNA dihydrouridine synthase DusB, producing the protein MLSLSPTLQARLSQPLKIGSFEVKSRVLQSPLSGVTDLVFRRLVRRYAPESMMYTEMVNATGLHYVTQLPKIMEVDPNERPISIQLFDCRPDFLAEAAIKAVAEGADTVDINMGCPVNKITKNGGGSSLLRQPEIAEAIVREVVKAVEVPVTVKTRIGWNDQEITILDFAKRMEDAGAKMITVHGRTRAQGYNGNARWEWIARVKEILSIPVIGNGDIFSVEAAVKCLEETGADGVMCSRGTLGYPFLVGEVDHFLKTGELLPAPNAIQRLECAREHLYALWEYKGDRGVRQARKHMTWYAKGFMGAAELRGQLSLVETVQQGLDLIDRAMEKLAAGYEPEADEPAYLAMV